The following is a genomic window from Rhodopirellula islandica.
CTGCTCGATCGAAGTGGGCCTCAACAGTTTGGGTTCGGGCAGAATTTCCATCATGTGAAACGTGCACAATTTGCGAATTTGGATCACGGCTGAAAACATCGAGCGTCACGTTTGAATGAGTTGTCAGAAAGAACGTGGCATCAGTCCTTCTTGCGAACTCTGCCAAGTATCGCATCAAGCGCCTCTGTAAAGCAGGATGGAGATTGTTTTCGAGTTCCTCAAAAGCGAAAACGTACTTACTGATAGGCTCCTTGCTTTGTTGTGGGATAACTAGGATGTTCAGCAAAACCAAGATAATGGTCTTGAGTCCGCTGCCAGACTGGCTTAACGGAATCAGGCCCTTAGATTTTTCAGCCAAGTAGATTTCCCACAAACCCGCTTCCGACTCATCGTCGTGTTGAGTTTCAATTTCAGTAAACTCTCCGTCTTCGCCAAAGATAAGATTGAGAGCATCTAGCAAGTCGTCCTGGACAAGTTCTCGTGGCAAAGACGTGCTGTTGAGGTATCGGTTGACCAGGTTGGTTGCGCCATGGCCATTAGATTGGAGGTCGGTCGATGTACTAGCCTTTTCGGGTTGGATGTCTCGATCGGCATACAATTGCCTGAACATGTATCCTTGAAAGGGACTCTCGACAATTGGCAATCTGCGTTGGATGCGAAGAAGCCTCGGGCTTTCGTATCTTTTAGCTAGATGGTCATCGACCGGATCCAAATGGGTGATTTGCACGAGCGAGTTCTTGACAACCCAGTGAATGTGCTTAGACAAAAAAGGTTTTCCATGGGGCTCCCATAGCTCGGCACGGCCTAAGTCGCTGGCGCGAGTGTCGTCGGGGAACACCAGTCGCAAAAACTCCTCATCCAGGATGGCGGAAAATTGATAGTCAAACGATTGGCAATCATTTTTTTTTCCGCAAAGTTCTTTGACAAAGTCTAGGAGCCGCGATTTACCAGCGTTATTTCTTCCGACAATGACGTTGATTGGGTCGAATCTATCGAAACCCGCCCAGTCGCTTTTGAAGCATGTTCCCCCCTTGAATTTGATCCTGTACGGTTTCATTCGTTTTGCGCATTTCCTGAAAGGACTGACGGCTAGTGTCTCACCAGGGTAGTTCGAGTTTGTCTCGAACTCGACAGTTCGCGTTCATCGGGGAGCCGGTTTCTAAGCTCTCAGAAGTGCATTCAGCAGAAGGCCGAAGCTCTAAGCGGATCCAGTGAGCAGCACGCCCCCTCCCAGGTACTCTTGATCCTGGAGAATAGCGGCAACGCCTCCGGCCAAGCCGGTGAGGCAGGCGCCCAACACCTCGCTGCCTACAGCTTGGTTCTAGGTTTGTCCGTGTGGGGGTCTGTTTGTCTGTCACGGTGAGTGTGATTGGATGTCGGTGAGGGGCAATACTGTTTGCTGCTCCTGTCGGTGAGCTAACTAAGCGTTCCGCTTTTTTGGAAGTAGTCTTGAGCCCACATGTCGTGAACATGAACCTTTCTTGATCTGGGATTGGCTGATGCTGGCTCTCCGAGAAGCAAACGCATCAGGCCCTCTGCTCTGCCTCGCTCCGGTGTCGGCATCGGACCAAGCACGATGTTGATCCGTGGGTAGGAGTCACGTTTTGAAGCTGCGCAACGTCGGCGAATTGACTTGCAAATTGAGTTGAGGGCCAGTCCGTCCGTCTCCGGGATTCGATACCCAACAAAATTAATTGTCTCTGCACCCTGGACGAATTGCTCAGCGCAATTCCACAGCCACTGGTTCTCTCGATTGAAGCTTAGTTTTCCGGTTCCCGGAATGGCCATGGCGAACTCGGTGATCTTCCGACACTCTTTCATCGTATCCTCAAGCGAACACTTTACGTTGCCGCTTTCGGTACGTTTCCAGTCGACGCTTCCGTGCATTTTCAGTAGTGGCACCCTGCCGTTGAACATTCGGACCTCAGTGTCGGACGGATCATTAAAGACCTGTTGCAACCCGACGATGCCCAACGATTCTACGATGGTGTCGTAGTTGAATGTGATAATCACATCCTGACCAGCCTTCAATCCGCTCGCCCATTGCTTGTAAGCGAGAGCTCGCTCCCCCATAAAGACACTCGGGTCCGCATAGCAGCAAGAAACCTCTGCTGCGAGTCGACGGAGGGCAGCTACGAGAATAGTCTCCCAATAATCGGTCGATTCTCCTTGATGGTAGCCTTCGTACACCAAGCCAGGATTTGTCGCCCATCCGCTGATGACCTCGAGGAACTGCTCCGGGTTGCTCCACGCGATTGGCGATGGTTCTTCTTCCAACTGCACTTTCCCGGCACCGCTCCGATACACTATTCCGACCCGAGCGAAAAGATCGTGCAACCGATCAAAACCGTCAGCTTCTGAAAACGCGGTTTTTACGATCAGCCCCATTTCACCGGAGAAAAGTTCGTGGAACAGCGGGGCACCAAGATGACGGCTAAAACCGGCGCCGAGAATCCAGACTCGTTTGCCTTCGTATTCAGAATGTGCCAATTTTCTTTCTGCGATCAGTGGAAGGATGGACGATGGCTGCGGTCAAAGTGGCTGCGGCTCATCCTGTAGCGGAAGCAAATTTACTCGACGGGGTTGATCGTTGACACTGGCTGTGTCTCGGCAGACAGGAGGCAACGACACGGCCA
Proteins encoded in this region:
- a CDS encoding ATP-dependent nuclease, which codes for MKPYRIKFKGGTCFKSDWAGFDRFDPINVIVGRNNAGKSRLLDFVKELCGKKNDCQSFDYQFSAILDEEFLRLVFPDDTRASDLGRAELWEPHGKPFLSKHIHWVVKNSLVQITHLDPVDDHLAKRYESPRLLRIQRRLPIVESPFQGYMFRQLYADRDIQPEKASTSTDLQSNGHGATNLVNRYLNSTSLPRELVQDDLLDALNLIFGEDGEFTEIETQHDDESEAGLWEIYLAEKSKGLIPLSQSGSGLKTIILVLLNILVIPQQSKEPISKYVFAFEELENNLHPALQRRLMRYLAEFARRTDATFFLTTHSNVTLDVFSRDPNSQIVHVSHDGNSARTQTVEAHFDRAGIVSELGAKPSDLLQANGVLWLEGPSDRIYLNRWIQLFSSGELVEGLDYQCAFYGGSVLARTQFASPEDSNEELANLLRINPNIAVVCDGDRTAEKKKGSRVKQRVQRIRSELEQIPGSTLWITEGKEIESYLTVASLENFSSIEASRAPLRYERIFPSTSKTEAGKSYFEKVLKRRSVDKIAIAMHAAPLMTKADLSERFELAVQVEAIVRAIRGWGQ
- a CDS encoding SIR2 family protein, translated to MAHSEYEGKRVWILGAGFSRHLGAPLFHELFSGEMGLIVKTAFSEADGFDRLHDLFARVGIVYRSGAGKVQLEEEPSPIAWSNPEQFLEVISGWATNPGLVYEGYHQGESTDYWETILVAALRRLAAEVSCCYADPSVFMGERALAYKQWASGLKAGQDVIITFNYDTIVESLGIVGLQQVFNDPSDTEVRMFNGRVPLLKMHGSVDWKRTESGNVKCSLEDTMKECRKITEFAMAIPGTGKLSFNRENQWLWNCAEQFVQGAETINFVGYRIPETDGLALNSICKSIRRRCAASKRDSYPRINIVLGPMPTPERGRAEGLMRLLLGEPASANPRSRKVHVHDMWAQDYFQKSGTLS